The genomic interval CGCGTCTCCTCCAGGGATTTCTCACCAGCCTCTCGGACACCGCGGCCTCCAGTTGGGGCGCCCTGGACGCTATCGGAGAGATCATCCGGAACAGTCCGGAACGGTTTGCCGGATTCGTTCCCCAGCTCTTCTCCTTCCTGAAGGACAGGACACTTCTCCCCCAGGTCCTCCGGGCCCTGGAGATGATCGCAACGGCAAGCCCGGCGATTCTCAGGGGAAAGGCCTTTTATTTCATCCCACTCCTCCAGGACCCTGAACCGGCCGTGAGGGGTTACGCGGCCCTCTTCCTGGGCGGCCTGGGAGCGGCAGAGGCAAGAGAAGAACTCACTTCGTTGCTGGAAGACCCGGTTCCCCTGGAAATCTACCGAAACGGCCGGATCATGAAGAAAACGGTCGGCCAATTGGCCTCCGAGTCCCTGGAAAAGCTGTGAAAACCCGCTATCTCTTCTCTTCAACCGACGGACCGGTTCCCGTCCCGGAGGATTTCCTCCAGGGGCCTTTTCTTCTCAGCCCGACCCAGGAGCACCCCACCCTGCGCCTGAACGATTATTTCGATGCAATCGGCCGGTTCCTCCTTGAGGCCCCTCCCTCACCCATACTCACCGCCCTCGGCCGGAAGGCGGGTACTCCGGTTCTTCCCGGCGCCATCGAGGAGATCCGCATCATCAGCGAGAAACACGGGGCCCTTTACCACGTGGCCCGTATCGAGGTCATTGTTCAGGACGAAAAAGTGAATTTCGCTCTCCTTTCGGCTCTCCCCGGGAGGGGTGCGGATTCCCTGAGACACGAAAGGGAGGCCCTCAGGCGACTATGGGCCGCCTTTTCGTTCCGTTACGTGCCAGAGGTCTTCGCTTCGGGGGAGGTCCCGGTGGGGAGAGGAGACCCGCCCCTTCGCCTAGGAATGATTTTGGAGGAGTGGTTCCAGGATTATCATGAGTGGCACTTCTCCTTTAGGAAAACGGGAGAACCGGTGCTCCTGCTCTGGGACCCCGACCGGGGTCACCGTCCTTTGGGAAAAGAATCGATGGAGAAAATCTTTAAGCAGGCCGCCAAGATACTGACCCTCTACTACGATATCGAGACCGGAAGCAGGATCCTTTCCTGGCATCATGCCGCCGGGGATTTCGTCGTCCGGGAGAAAAATGGAGCCGTCGACGTAAAATTGACGACCGTGAGGGACTATGACATCCCGGAGTCTTTTAAGGGGAGGGAAGAGAATCCACCCGGGATCCCCCTCCTTTTCTTCTTCCTGGAGTTGTGTTTGAAAATGAGGATCGACAGGCTGGAGGGAACAGGTGAACGGCACTTTGCCGGAAGGGAGATCCTCAAACCGGTGCTGGAGGGATTTTTCGAGGCCCTGGAAGTCAAGAATGGGGAGGGCCGATTCCCCCTGGGGGAACCAGCGGATTTCCGGTGGTTACTGAGAAGTTTCTCCAAAGAGGAAATGGGACACCTGCTTGACACCCTCGTAGAGATCCTGCCCCCGGATGATCCTGAGGACCTTCCACTGATCCGGCATCATCAGGAAGCTCACCTGGAAGACCTGCTCCAGGTCATACATAGCACTCCCTGAGGATTTCATCCAGGGGCGATTCGAGGGCCCTGGCCAGAGATATCAGGAGAGAGGCCTTCCCGGGATTCTCGGTTCCCAGTCGTATCAGCCACTCACGGGAGAGCAAAAAAAGGATCTGTTGAGCTTCGTCGAGATTGAAGGCCGGGTAAGAGCGGCCCTGGT from Deltaproteobacteria bacterium carries:
- a CDS encoding HEAT repeat domain-containing protein → HLIVHGGAYQGRRILGTLYFIKIHEDVLEVTRDGLKKNLERSTPAVKEYPAGKTRARPLGKREVEDLVKNYRFEPLLKAAATDRRLLRHLQRLLYTVDTLLRYRAADALGQVSARIAETNPGAVSRLLQGFLTSLSDTAASSWGALDAIGEIIRNSPERFAGFVPQLFSFLKDRTLLPQVLRALEMIATASPAILRGKAFYFIPLLQDPEPAVRGYAALFLGGLGAAEAREELTSLLEDPVPLEIYRNGRIMKKTVGQLASESLEKL